A genomic stretch from Archangium lipolyticum includes:
- a CDS encoding DUF4276 family protein, producing MKKLVCIVEGKGEVGAVPNLCMRILRQHLNDFEWVVDNAPIRHPRGKLVDEKKRSPQRTCQEEGLRRAIQLAKQTRKANAVLVLCDADDDCPATWGPDAARVVSSLSLGGAVMALREYETWLLLNYTDEQLAGAGAPEPERKRGAKEALARLVPSYLPTTHQLRETQKLDIARVRKRSDSFDKLVRVLASISGTTPPAR from the coding sequence ATGAAGAAGCTCGTCTGCATCGTCGAGGGAAAGGGCGAGGTGGGGGCGGTCCCGAACCTGTGTATGCGGATCCTGCGCCAGCATCTCAATGACTTCGAGTGGGTCGTTGACAATGCGCCCATCCGGCACCCACGCGGCAAGTTGGTGGATGAGAAGAAGAGGAGCCCGCAGCGCACCTGTCAGGAAGAAGGTCTGCGGAGGGCCATCCAACTCGCGAAGCAGACCCGGAAGGCGAATGCGGTGCTCGTATTATGCGACGCTGACGATGACTGTCCTGCGACATGGGGCCCTGATGCCGCGCGTGTGGTGAGCAGCCTCTCGTTGGGAGGCGCGGTCATGGCTCTTCGAGAGTACGAGACCTGGCTGTTGCTCAACTACACGGACGAGCAACTGGCGGGCGCTGGTGCGCCAGAGCCTGAACGCAAGCGGGGAGCCAAGGAAGCGTTGGCCAGACTCGTCCCAAGTTATCTCCCGACGACCCACCAGCTGCGGGAGACTCAGAAGCTCGATATCGCTCGTGTCCGCAAGCGTTCCGACAGTTTCGACAAGCTCGTCCGCGTGTTGGCGTCCATCTCGGGAACGACTCCACCCGCTCGATAG
- a CDS encoding tectonin domain-containing protein, whose amino-acid sequence MTFAGQSDAKIAMTWSELFPPAAAPVARRWVNVPAPVGVTLKQISVGSANAIWVLDTAGSPWKWNGSAWEKKAGTVSTISAAPDGTQWATNPPDANRVLRWTGTGWDASLPAGMTYVSVGNANNI is encoded by the coding sequence GTGACGTTCGCTGGCCAGTCGGACGCGAAGATCGCCATGACGTGGAGCGAGCTGTTCCCTCCGGCCGCGGCGCCGGTTGCGAGGCGCTGGGTGAACGTGCCGGCGCCCGTGGGCGTCACGCTCAAGCAGATCTCGGTGGGGAGCGCGAATGCCATCTGGGTGCTCGATACCGCTGGCTCCCCCTGGAAGTGGAACGGCTCCGCCTGGGAGAAGAAGGCCGGCACCGTGAGCACCATCTCCGCCGCCCCGGACGGGACGCAGTGGGCCACCAACCCCCCGGACGCCAACCGCGTGCTGCGCTGGACCGGCACCGGGTGGGACGCCAGCCTCCCCGCGGGAATGACCTACGTGTCCGTGGGCAACGCCAACAACATCTGA
- a CDS encoding c-type cytochrome codes for MATRSLPLAYLSGAALLAVIAGGGFVLVRDADVLALRLPTRVLAPTKHSLESPRDAVEHFQCNRCHVVPGIEPTSARMSENCVTCHQAITAGRLDLWYKAAYVQRWKEHLTHLVRTPDLGSLGQRVKRSWLTTWLQAPHVVRPLYGATMPKMKIGPREAELIADFFEVTEEDSPELPRGDAAAGRALYEKSQCSSCHYRGDAPLESLRYGAPEFRGPSARRRAPDLRFVRSRMSLAQLRSWLGEPHRILPDTEMPTFPFTSKDIEDLATFLSEPLPGVAAEPRPAYRPRRLEREVHYQEVAQKLSRHLCFHCHSDRNREGDQGPGNSGGFGYDGVSLDLATREGILRGIKRDGRFRGLPDRLENGTPRLVASLLARHAELSGNYDPAVMGMPLGLPPIPNEEIDLIYTWIEQGAPE; via the coding sequence TTGGCCACGCGCTCCCTTCCGCTCGCCTACCTCTCCGGTGCCGCGCTCCTTGCAGTGATTGCCGGAGGCGGCTTCGTGCTGGTCCGCGACGCCGATGTGCTGGCGCTGCGACTGCCAACGCGAGTCCTTGCCCCCACGAAGCACTCGCTCGAGAGTCCACGCGATGCCGTGGAGCACTTCCAGTGCAACCGGTGCCACGTGGTGCCCGGCATCGAGCCGACCTCGGCTCGCATGAGCGAGAACTGCGTCACCTGCCATCAGGCCATCACCGCCGGGCGGCTCGACCTCTGGTACAAAGCAGCCTACGTCCAGCGGTGGAAGGAGCACCTCACGCATCTGGTGCGGACGCCGGACCTCGGCTCGCTGGGCCAGCGCGTCAAGCGGAGCTGGCTCACCACCTGGCTCCAGGCGCCGCACGTGGTGAGGCCCCTCTACGGGGCCACCATGCCCAAGATGAAGATCGGCCCGCGGGAGGCCGAGCTCATCGCCGACTTCTTCGAGGTCACCGAGGAGGACTCCCCAGAGCTCCCGCGAGGTGACGCGGCGGCGGGCCGGGCGCTCTACGAGAAGAGCCAGTGCTCGAGCTGTCACTATCGCGGAGACGCCCCGCTCGAGTCGCTGCGCTACGGCGCGCCCGAGTTCCGCGGCCCCTCGGCTCGCAGGCGCGCCCCCGACCTGCGGTTCGTGCGCAGCCGCATGTCGCTCGCGCAGCTACGAAGCTGGCTGGGTGAGCCGCACCGCATCCTCCCCGACACCGAGATGCCCACCTTCCCGTTCACCTCGAAGGACATCGAGGACCTGGCGACCTTCCTCAGCGAGCCTCTGCCAGGGGTAGCGGCCGAGCCGCGCCCCGCGTACCGGCCGCGCCGGCTCGAGCGAGAGGTGCACTACCAGGAGGTCGCGCAGAAGCTCTCGCGGCACCTCTGCTTCCACTGCCACTCCGACAGGAACCGGGAGGGTGACCAGGGGCCGGGCAACAGCGGCGGGTTCGGCTACGACGGCGTCTCGCTCGATCTCGCCACGCGGGAGGGCATCCTCCGAGGCATCAAGCGGGACGGGCGGTTCCGCGGGCTCCCGGATCGGCTCGAGAATGGCACGCCCCGGCTGGTGGCCAGCCTGCTCGCCCGCCACGCCGAGCTGAGCGGGAATTACGACCCGGCGGTGATGGGCATGCCCCTCGGCCTCCCACCCATTCCCAACGAGGAGATCGATCTGATCTACACGTGGATAGAGCAGGGCGCGCCTGAGTAG
- a CDS encoding beta-1,3-glucanase family protein, protein MSLDKSSRPTLPFTIFNNSGSSKPAYLYLFSNKTLEYLVDREGTVARFPASQPGGSYGLALEPGENRLKLPQLEAMRAYVSFGRKLQVGTDGTGRPITVDAGTPKGNPNYDIVWDFIELNWLATANGGVEKSRLHANVTQVDAFGLALRLQFSGYDPGDPTREKRFDMGFASDSARAEIFARLEAAEPWRRLVIKNAQGERVRALMPGFAIAYGDLYPVDLRFPETQLEPYIDACLSYYKDREHPLVLEYDGAEYRCVIEADQFTFIRGTDGQKYTMGVKGLKPPITRTGTGTEAVYRNAIQSHPNDGPGNRIAAVLGASLLRSTLMNDSRFPVPQADRGLYYQNDPVFLYAKAIHERAIARHAFCFGYDEVELDAGNGEVINPTSLTLTINAGA, encoded by the coding sequence ATGTCACTCGACAAGTCCTCTCGTCCAACCCTTCCGTTCACGATCTTCAACAACAGTGGATCGAGCAAGCCGGCGTACCTCTACCTGTTCAGTAACAAGACGCTGGAGTACCTCGTCGATCGCGAGGGCACTGTCGCGCGGTTTCCAGCAAGCCAGCCGGGTGGCTCGTATGGTCTCGCGCTGGAGCCTGGCGAGAATCGGCTGAAGTTGCCACAGCTCGAGGCCATGCGGGCGTATGTCTCGTTTGGCCGAAAGCTGCAAGTCGGCACGGATGGCACCGGTCGCCCGATAACGGTGGATGCCGGAACTCCGAAGGGTAATCCAAACTACGACATCGTATGGGACTTCATCGAGCTCAACTGGCTCGCGACGGCCAATGGCGGGGTCGAAAAATCCCGGTTACACGCCAACGTGACCCAGGTGGACGCGTTCGGGCTCGCACTGCGGCTCCAGTTTAGCGGCTATGATCCTGGCGATCCGACCCGGGAGAAGCGCTTCGACATGGGGTTTGCCAGCGATTCCGCCCGGGCGGAGATCTTCGCCAGGCTGGAGGCGGCGGAGCCATGGCGGCGGCTGGTCATCAAGAACGCGCAGGGGGAGCGGGTCAGGGCGCTGATGCCGGGCTTCGCGATCGCCTACGGTGACCTCTATCCCGTCGATCTCCGGTTTCCCGAAACCCAGCTCGAGCCATACATTGACGCGTGCTTGAGCTATTACAAAGACCGGGAACACCCATTGGTCCTCGAGTATGATGGCGCGGAATATCGGTGCGTCATCGAGGCGGACCAGTTCACGTTCATCCGCGGCACCGATGGGCAGAAGTACACGATGGGTGTCAAGGGCCTCAAGCCACCGATCACGAGGACCGGGACGGGGACTGAGGCAGTCTATCGCAATGCGATTCAGTCACACCCGAACGACGGGCCGGGCAACCGGATCGCGGCGGTGTTGGGGGCTTCGTTGTTGCGGTCAACGCTCATGAACGATTCGCGCTTTCCGGTTCCGCAGGCCGACCGGGGCCTTTATTACCAGAATGATCCGGTCTTTCTATATGCCAAGGCGATCCATGAGCGCGCCATTGCCAGGCATGCATTCTGTTTCGGCTACGACGAGGTGGAGCTCGACGCGGGTAACGGCGAGGTGAT